A window from Triticum aestivum cultivar Chinese Spring chromosome 6D, IWGSC CS RefSeq v2.1, whole genome shotgun sequence encodes these proteins:
- the LOC123145328 gene encoding uncharacterized protein isoform X1 produces the protein MDPQAGGLNFPSVYVPGDGTRAGHFAPRWTVPDFYANYTPQPPLPGTRAGHFLPRGTAPEFYANYTPQPPPPGCEEKTQHVPGPSYTSSNLRPPSMPTSASYLPSTCMPPWLCPPDFQCPGDLLGRPLTPSLGPPFLHRKQPEWGMDFCIRVDRAGCYHTYPHVGGPFEGLQEAERAIERHLDNRRDPKMFTMDNVSAVDIAVRHYLYLPDGTRKHSGIYDKISDNQRQLVLALVDKYNDDNSLLEDLAYELTKVVCYKSFCEADIRMWYHHINFTAKAKGGVDCKFFAEVIFMQGELPVSCLCMIAPTDDGHCFSCRNNGNDLKHPKDVRYAGGHVMRTFNPFGGHKVPPEACVHDWEAEEARFRKSLEGFDLSGPPPIFPGNVANVYIGPSLWEGGRWRTEAAAKVGAGAEC, from the exons ATGGATCCACAAGCCGGTGGTCTCAATTTTCCATCCGTCTATGTTCCCGGCGATGGGACCAGGGCCGGCCACTTCGCCCCGCGCTGGACCGTTCCGGATTTCTACGCCAACTACACTCCCCAGCCTCCGCTGCCAGGGACCAGGGCTGGACACTTCCTTCCGCGCGGGACCGCCCCAGAGTTCTACGCCAACTATACTCCCCAGCCTCCGCCGCCAGG GTGTGAGGAGAAGACACAACATGTGCCTGGCCCGTCGTACACGTCCTCTAACCTGAGGCCTCCTAGCATGCCAACATCTGCCTCTTACTTGCCCTCTACTTGTATGCCACCATGGCTTTGCCCGCCAGATTTTCAGTGCCCAGGGGACCTGCTGGGGCGCCCCCTTACCCCGTCTCTAGGGCCACCATTTCTGCATCGGAAACAACCTGAGTGGGGAATGGACTTCTGTATCCGGGTCGACCGTGCGGGATGCTACCACACATATCCTCACGTTGGTGGGCCATTTGAAGGACTACAGGAAGCAGAACGTGCTATCGAGCGCCATCTTGATAACCGTCGGGATCCAAAAAT GTTTACGATGGATAATGTTTCTGCAGTGGACATCGCTGTACGGCATTATCTCTACCTGCCTGATGGCACGAGGAAGCACTCGGGAATATATGATAAAATCAGTGATAATCAGCGCCAGTTGGTTCTTGCTTTGGTGGACAAGTATAACGATGACAACAGTCTTTTGGAG GATCTTGCATATGAACTAACCAAGGTGGTGTGCTACAAGTCATTCTGTGAGGCTGATATACGCATGTGGTACCATCATATCAATTTCACTGCAAAGGCTAAAGGAGGGGTTGATTGCAAGTTCTTCGCTGAAGTAATATTTATGCAAGGAGAATTGCCGGTCAGCTGTTTGTGCATGATTGCACCTACTGATGATG GGCACTGCTTTAGTTGTAGAAATAATGGCAATGATCTGAAGCATCCTAAAGATGTTCGATATGCTGGTGGTCATGTGATGCGCACATTCAATCCATTTGGTGGACATAAGGTGCCGCCGGAAGCCTGTGTCCATGAT TGGGAGGCTGAGGAGGCTAGGTTCAGGAAATCATTGGAG GGCTTTGATCTGTCAGGGCCACCTCCTATCTTCCCAGGGAATGTCGCTAATGTGTACATTGGACCCTCATTATGGGAAGGAGGGCGCTGGAGAACGGAGGCGGCGGCTAAGGTGGGTGCTGGAGCAGAATGTTAA
- the LOC123145328 gene encoding uncharacterized protein isoform X2 — protein sequence MDPQAGGLNFPSVYVPGDGTRAGHFAPRWTVPDFYANYTPQPPLPGTRAGHFLPRGTAPEFYANYTPQPPPPGCEEKTQHVPGPSYTSSNLRPPSMPTSASYLPSTCMPPWLCPPDFQCPGDLLGRPLTPSLGPPFLHRKQPEWGMDFCIRVDRAGCYHTYPHVGGPFEGLQEAERAIERHLDNRRDPKMFTMDNVSAVDIAVRHYLYLPDGTRKHSGIYDKISDNQRQLVLALVDKYNDDNSLLEDLAYELTKVVCYKSFCEADIRMWYHHINFTAKAKGGVDCKFFAEVIFMQGELPVSCLCMIAPTDDGHCFSCRNNGNDLKHPKDVRYAGGHVMRTFNPFGGHKWEAEEARFRKSLEGFDLSGPPPIFPGNVANVYIGPSLWEGGRWRTEAAAKVGAGAEC from the exons ATGGATCCACAAGCCGGTGGTCTCAATTTTCCATCCGTCTATGTTCCCGGCGATGGGACCAGGGCCGGCCACTTCGCCCCGCGCTGGACCGTTCCGGATTTCTACGCCAACTACACTCCCCAGCCTCCGCTGCCAGGGACCAGGGCTGGACACTTCCTTCCGCGCGGGACCGCCCCAGAGTTCTACGCCAACTATACTCCCCAGCCTCCGCCGCCAGG GTGTGAGGAGAAGACACAACATGTGCCTGGCCCGTCGTACACGTCCTCTAACCTGAGGCCTCCTAGCATGCCAACATCTGCCTCTTACTTGCCCTCTACTTGTATGCCACCATGGCTTTGCCCGCCAGATTTTCAGTGCCCAGGGGACCTGCTGGGGCGCCCCCTTACCCCGTCTCTAGGGCCACCATTTCTGCATCGGAAACAACCTGAGTGGGGAATGGACTTCTGTATCCGGGTCGACCGTGCGGGATGCTACCACACATATCCTCACGTTGGTGGGCCATTTGAAGGACTACAGGAAGCAGAACGTGCTATCGAGCGCCATCTTGATAACCGTCGGGATCCAAAAAT GTTTACGATGGATAATGTTTCTGCAGTGGACATCGCTGTACGGCATTATCTCTACCTGCCTGATGGCACGAGGAAGCACTCGGGAATATATGATAAAATCAGTGATAATCAGCGCCAGTTGGTTCTTGCTTTGGTGGACAAGTATAACGATGACAACAGTCTTTTGGAG GATCTTGCATATGAACTAACCAAGGTGGTGTGCTACAAGTCATTCTGTGAGGCTGATATACGCATGTGGTACCATCATATCAATTTCACTGCAAAGGCTAAAGGAGGGGTTGATTGCAAGTTCTTCGCTGAAGTAATATTTATGCAAGGAGAATTGCCGGTCAGCTGTTTGTGCATGATTGCACCTACTGATGATG GGCACTGCTTTAGTTGTAGAAATAATGGCAATGATCTGAAGCATCCTAAAGATGTTCGATATGCTGGTGGTCATGTGATGCGCACATTCAATCCATTTGGTGGACATAAG TGGGAGGCTGAGGAGGCTAGGTTCAGGAAATCATTGGAG GGCTTTGATCTGTCAGGGCCACCTCCTATCTTCCCAGGGAATGTCGCTAATGTGTACATTGGACCCTCATTATGGGAAGGAGGGCGCTGGAGAACGGAGGCGGCGGCTAAGGTGGGTGCTGGAGCAGAATGTTAA